A region from the Musa acuminata AAA Group cultivar baxijiao chromosome BXJ1-10, Cavendish_Baxijiao_AAA, whole genome shotgun sequence genome encodes:
- the LOC104001024 gene encoding fasciclin-like arabinogalactan protein 13: protein MASSPMLIGLTTFLLLTASALFGQAESKVAPGPKPAPLNLTGILEKGGQYGTFLRLLRETQVGGQIESQLNNSFNGLTIFAPTDNAFSNLKAGTLNSLTTQEQVSLVLYHVLPRYYSPTTFETTSNPVNTQASGRSGVYTVNITSTSNQVNVSTGVNQTPINNNLYLEFPLAVYSVDKVLLPAELFGAKPPASSPSPAATPVKPKKSAPAADGPSASADTAPSAASRKGRSAERVLLLGIGLACVGSLL from the coding sequence ATGGCCTCCTCACCCATGCTCATTGGCCTGACCACATTTCTCCTCCTCACCGCGTCCGCCCTCTTCGGCCAAGCCGAGTCCAAGGTGGCTCCCGGTCCTAAGCCGGCGCCGCTCAACCTCACCGGCATTCTCGAGAAGGGCGGGCAGTACGGCACCTTCCTTCGCCTGCTGAGAGAGACGCAGGTAGGGGGGCAGATCGAGAGCCAGCTGAACAACTCCTTCAATGGCCTCACCATCTTCGCCCCCACCGACAATGCCTTCAGCAACCTGAAAGCCGGCACGCTCAACAGCCTGACGACCCAAGAGCAGGTGTCGCTGGTCCTCTACCACGTCCTCCCGAGGTACTACAGCCCAACCACCTTCGAGACCACGAGCAACCCGGTGAACACGCAGGCATCGGGGAGGAGCGGCGTCTACACCGTCAATATCACCAGCACCAGCAACCAGGTGAACGTGTCCACCGGGGTCAACCAGACGCCCATCAACAACAACCTCTACTTGGAATTCCCGTTGGCGGTGTACTCGGTGGACAAGGTGTTGCTGCCCGCCGAGCTTTTCGGGGCTAAACCTCCCGCGTCATCACCGTCTCCGGCGGCGACTCCGGTGAAGCCTAAGAAGAGTGCTCCGGCAGCTGACGGGCCTTCCGCGAGCGCCGACACAGCGCCTTCTGCGGCTAGTCGCAAGGGAAGGAGCGCGGAACGGGTCCTGCTTCTGGGGATCGGGTTGGCGTGCGTTGGGAGTCTTCTCTAG
- the LOC135594801 gene encoding MLO-like protein 6 has product MTNQEASLEATPTWAVAGVCSILIFLALIIERALHRLTLLLERRKRKTLNQALNHVKAELRNLGFMSLLLTVAKQPISKICIPASLGDSFLPCKDAAPPGRFVEEQSCQEKGKVSLVSSVGTQQLQILIIVLAVFHILSCLVTLVLGEVKMKRWKAWEEETSTLEYQLSNDPRRFKLTRQTSFGERHLKIWSNHHLFVWIVCFFRQFTDSVSKADYFSLRRGFVAVHLSQDCKFDFRKFLQRSLDKDFAVVVSISFWIWICAVFFIFFNAYGFYSHYWLPFVPLVILLVIGTKLEVIITTMCLKSSNQAIVVPGTISVELENSNFWFAQPRLLLHLVQFILFQLPLCIAELLSACFLHMGMGGYIMINPDNFHHSRSQADMLMLQYNFGVRSCFDREVADIILSFGTGVLVQFLCAYVTLPLYALVTQMGSSMKETIFADEVMEGLKSWKKRARKNLANQRSVPSGTFLPRPYTWLTDEASSSSGRTPRKREFRYPSRRLELLEVQRVVEEVIQHGANNMPSDGEVSFGLWRRPMN; this is encoded by the exons ATGACGAACCAGGAAGCTTCTCTCGAGGCCACACCTACCTGGGCTGTCGCTGGCGTTTGCTCCATTTTGATCTTTCTGGCTCTCATCATCGAACGCGCTCTTCACCGGTTAACTCTG TTACTtgagagaagaaagaggaagacgCTTAACCAGGCTCTCAACCATGTCAAAGCAG AACTGAGGAATCTGGGGTTCATGTCCTTGCTGTTGACTGTTGCTAAACAACCCATCTCAAAGATCTGCATACCAGCGAGCCTGGGAGACTCCTTTCTTCCATGCAAGGATGCTGCACCGCCAGGCAGATTCGTTGAGGAGCAATCTTGCCAAGAGAAG GGAAAAGTATCTCTGGTTTCATCAGTAGGGACTCAGCAACTGCAGATATTGATCATTGTGCTGGCCGTGTTTCATATCCTCTCTTGCCTTGTAACCTTGGTTCTTGGGGAGGTTAAG ATGAAGAGGTGGAAGGCATGGGAAGAAGAAACCAGCACTCTGGAGTATCAGTTATCAAATG ATCCTCGAAGGTTTAAGCTGACACGGCAAACATCATTTGGAGAACGGCATTTGAAGATCTGGAGTAATCACCATTTATTTGTTTGGATT GTCTGCTTTTTCCGACAATTCACTGATTCGGTCTCGAAAGCTGATTATTTTTCTCTTCGGCGTGGATTTGTTGCG GTTCATTTATCTCAAGACTGCAAGTTCGACTTCCGAAAGTTTCTGCAGAGATCACTGGATAAAGACTTTGCGGTGGTTGTTAGCATCAG CTTCTGGATATGGATTTGTGCTGTGTTCTTCATTTTCTTCAATGCCTACG GATTTTATAGCCACTACTGGCTTCCCTTCGTTCCTCTAGTG ATTCTTTTGGTTATAGGAACAAAGCTAGAGGTCATCATAACAACAATGTGCTTAAAGAGCAGTAATCAGGCAATTGTTGTTCCAGGGACAATAAGTGTGGAACTCGAAAACAGCAACTTCTGGTTTGCTCAACCTCGATTGCTGCTGCACCTGGTGCAGTTCATCTTATTCCAG CTACCTTTGTGCATTGCAGAACTCCTTTCAGCTTGCTTTCTTCACATGGGCATGGGTGGGTATATCATGATCAATCCTGACAACTTCCATCACTCGAGATCTCAAGCTGACATGCTCATGCTGCAGTACAACTTTGGGGTCCGGTCATGCTTCGACAGAGAGGTGGCGGACATCATCTTAAGCTTCGGGACAGGCGTTCTGGTGCAGTTCTTATGCGCTTACGTTACGCTTCCACTCTATGCCTTGGTCACTCAG ATGGGTTCTTCAATGAAGGAAACCATCTTCGCCGACGAGGTTATGGAGGGCCTGAAGAGCTGGAAGAAGAGAGCAAGGAAGAACCTGGCAAACCAGAGATCGGTGCCTTCCGGTACCTTTCTCCCGCGGCCGTATACTTGGCTAACGGATGAAGCTTCTTCTTCCAGCGGTCGCACACCGAGAAAGCGAGAGTTCAGGTACCCTTCACGGAGGCTGGAACTACTGGAAGTCCAGAGAGTGGTGGAGGAGGTCATTCAGCACGGTGCCAACAACATGCCCAGTGACGGCGAGGTCTCTTTTGGGCTGTGGAGAAGACCAATGAATTAA